TTCCATGGGAGGGTGGAAAGGTATTCAGGCTTCTGATATGCAGTTGAGGCCTGATCCTGAAACGGCATATTTAGATCCGTTTTATGATGATGCAACTGTTGTGATTACTTGTGATGTCATTGATCCTGCCGATGGTCAGGGCTATGACCGTGATCCGCGTTCAATTGCAAAACGGGCGGAAGCCTATTTGAAATCCACTGGAATCGGTGATACTGCTTATTTCGGCCCTGAACCCGAGTTTTTTGTTTTTGACGGTATCGAATTTGAAACCGATATGAGCGGTGCACGTTTCAAAATCCATTCGGAAGAAGCGGCTTGGTCCAGCGGAAAATCTTATGACGGTCAAAATACCGGACACCGCCCTTTTGTAAAAGGAGGCTATTTCCCGGTTGCGCCGGTAGATTCAGGTCAAGACTTGCGTTCTGCTATGGTGAATATTTTAGAAGCCATCGGTGTGCCGGTTGAAGTGCATCACCATGAAGTGGCGACAGCCGGCCAAATGGAAATCGGCACGCGCTTTGATACTTTGGTGCGTCGCGCAGATCAAACGCAAGATATGAAATACGTTATTCACAATGTCGCCCATAACTTCGGTAAAACAGCTACATTTATGCCGAAACCGCTGATGGGTGATAACGGTTCGGGTATGCATGTGCATCAGTCAATTTGGAAAGACGGACAAAACATGTTCTCCGGAGACGGTTATGCCGGTTTGTCTGAAATGGCTCTGTATTATATCGGCGGTATTATCAAGCATGCTAAAGCCTTGAATGCTATTACCAATCCTTCTACTAACTCATACAAACGCTTGGTGCCGCATTTTGAAGCACCGACCAAATTGGCTTATTCGGCGAAAAACCGTTCTGCGTCAATCCGCATTCCGTTTGTTCAAAGCAGCAAAGCACGCCGTATCGAAGCGCGTTTCCCTGACCCGATGGCAAACCCGTATTTGTGTTTTGCCGCTTTGCTGATGGCAGGTTTGGATGGTATTCAAAATAAAATTCATCCGGGTGATCCTGCCGATAAAAATCTGTATGATTTGCCCCCTGAAGAAGACGCCTTAGTGCCTACTGTTTGTGCCTCTTTGGAAGAAGCGTTGGAAGCATTGAAATCTGACTATGAGTTCCTGACCCGCGGCGGAGTGTTCAGTAAAGATTGGATTGACAGTTATATTGCTTTGAAAGAAGAAGATGTAAAACGTATCCGCATGGCACCTCATCCTTTGGAATTTGAAATGTATTACTCTTTATAATTCCTTGCTTTTAGGCCGTCTAAAATTTAGGCCGTCTGAAAATTCGAATACCCGTTTAAGTCAATTTAAGCTTAAACGGGTATGTTTTATTGAGTGTTGCACAGATATAAAAATCCACCCAAGTTATAGAAACAGGGTGGATTTTTGGTTACCTGATGATGACTATTCATTACTGAAAAAAACATCAAGGCTTGTGTGGCCTCGCCGACAGGAATCGAACCTGTATTTTACGCTTAGGAGGCATACGTTCTATCCGTTGAACTACGGCGAGAAAAGTTAAGAAATACGGGCAAGCGATTCGGCGGCCAGAGCTTTTAATGCTTCGGTAACTTCGTTTTGAGGCAGATTATCCAAGCAGGCAATGGCTTTTTCCACTGCTATGCGGGCTTGCCCGGTTGAGTATTCCAACGCTGCGGATTGCTGTACATGTCGGTAGATAGTAGGGAAGTAGCTTTTATCTGCATTTTGCAGAGCGTTGCGAACATCTTCGGCAGCTTGTTCGCTGCCTTGCCGCATCAAATAAATCAATGGAAGCGTCGGTTTGCCCTCAGCCAAATCATCGCCGACATTTTTGCCGATTTGTTCGACGCTGCCGGAGTAGTCGAG
Above is a genomic segment from Neisseria weaveri containing:
- the glnA gene encoding type I glutamate--ammonia ligase — its product is MSVKDVVKLIEENEVRYVDLRFTDTKGKQQHVTVPARIVLEDPEDWFENGQAFDGSSMGGWKGIQASDMQLRPDPETAYLDPFYDDATVVITCDVIDPADGQGYDRDPRSIAKRAEAYLKSTGIGDTAYFGPEPEFFVFDGIEFETDMSGARFKIHSEEAAWSSGKSYDGQNTGHRPFVKGGYFPVAPVDSGQDLRSAMVNILEAIGVPVEVHHHEVATAGQMEIGTRFDTLVRRADQTQDMKYVIHNVAHNFGKTATFMPKPLMGDNGSGMHVHQSIWKDGQNMFSGDGYAGLSEMALYYIGGIIKHAKALNAITNPSTNSYKRLVPHFEAPTKLAYSAKNRSASIRIPFVQSSKARRIEARFPDPMANPYLCFAALLMAGLDGIQNKIHPGDPADKNLYDLPPEEDALVPTVCASLEEALEALKSDYEFLTRGGVFSKDWIDSYIALKEEDVKRIRMAPHPLEFEMYYSL